The Cervus elaphus chromosome 22, mCerEla1.1, whole genome shotgun sequence genome has a window encoding:
- the DDX17 gene encoding probable ATP-dependent RNA helicase DDX17 isoform X1, translating to MRGGGFGDRDRDRDRGGFGARGGGGLPPKKFGNPGERLRKKKWDLSELPKFEKNFYVEHPEVARLTPYEVDELRRKKEITVRGGDVCPKPVFAFHHANFPQYVMDVLMDQHFTEPTPIQCQGFPLALSGRDMVGIAQTGSGKTLAYLLPAIVHINHQPYLERGDGPICLVLAPTRELAQQVQQVADDYGKCSRLKSTCIYGGAPKGPQIRDLERGVEICIATPGRLIDFLESGKTNLRRCTYLVLDEADRMLDMGFEPQIRKIVDQIRPDRQTLMWSATWPKEVRQLAEDFLRDYTQINVGNLELSANHNILQIVDVCMESEKDHKLIQLMEEIMAEKENKTIIFVETKRRCDDLTRRMRRDGWPAMCIHGDKSQPERDWVLNEFRSGKAPILIATDVASRGLDVEDVKFVINYDYPNSSEDYVHRIGRTARSTNKGTAYTFFTPGNLKQARELIKVLEEANQAINPKLMQLVDHRGGGGGGGKGGRSRYRTTSSANNPNLMYQDECDRRLRGVKDGGRRDSASYRDRGETDRAGYANGSGYGSPNSAFGAQAGQYTYGQGTYGAAAYGTSGYTAQEYGAGTYGASSTTSTGRSSQSSSQQFSGIGRSGQQPQPLMSQQFAQPPGATNMIGYMGQTAYQYPPPPPPPPPSRK from the exons ATGCGCGGAGGCGGCTTTGGGGACCGGGACCGGGATCGTGACCGTGGAGG ATTTGGAGCAAGAGGTGGTGGTGGCCTTCCCCCAAAGAAGTTTGGTAATCCTGGGGAGCGTCTACGTAAAAAGAAGTGGGATTTGAGTGAGCTCCCCAAGTTTGAGAAGAATTTTTATGTTGAACATCCAGAAGTGGCAAGACTGACTCCA TATGAGGTTGATGAATTACGCCGAAAGAAAGAGATTACAGTGAGAGGGGGAGATGTTTGTCCTAAACCCGTGTTTGCCTTCCATCATGCTAACTTCCCAC AATACGTAATGGATGTGTTGATGGATCAGCACTTCACAGAACCAACTCCAATTCAGTGCCAGGGATTTCCCTTGGCTCTTAGTGGCCGGGATATGGTGGGCATTGCTCAGACTGGCTCTGGGAAGACGTTGGCG taTTTGCTACCTGCAATTGTTCATATTAACCACCAGCCTTACTTGGAAAGAGGAGATGGCCCAATT tgTCTAGTTCTGGCTCCTACCAGAGAGCTTGCCCAGCAAGTACAGCAAGTGGCCGATGACTATGGCAAATGTTCCAGATTGAAGAGCACTTGCATTTATGGAGGTGCTCCTAAAGGTCCCCAGATTCGAGATTTAGAGAGAG GTGTTGAGATCTGTATAGCTACTCCTGGACGCCTGATAGATTTCCTGGAGTCAGGAAAGACAAATCTTCGCCGATGTACTTACCTTGTACTGGATGAAGCTGACAGAATGCTTGATATGGGCTTTGAACCCCAAATTCGTAAAATTGTTGACCAAATCAGG CCTGATCGGCAGACATTAATGTGGAGTGCCACCTGGCCGAAAGAAGTAAGACAGCTGGCAGAGGATTTCCTTCGTGATTACACGCAGATCAACGTAGGCAATCTGGAGTTGAGTGCCAACCACAACATCCTCCAGATTGTGGATGTCTGCATGGAAAGTGAAAAAGACCACAA GTTAATCCAACTTATGgaggaaataatggctgaaaaggaaaataaaaccataatattTGTAGAGACGAAGAGACGCTGTGATGACCTCACTCGAAGGATGCGCAGAGATGG TTGGCCAGCTATGTGTATCCATGGAGACAAGAGTCAACCAGAAAGAGATTGGGTACTTAATG AGTTCCGTTCTGGAAAGGCTCCCATTCTCATTGCCACAGATGTAGCCTCCCGTGGGCTAG ATGTGGAAGATGTCAAGTTTGTGATCAACTATGACTATCCAAACAGCTCAGAGGATTATGTGCACCGTATTGGCCGAACAGCCCGTAGCACCAACAAGGGCACTGCCTACACCTTCTTTACCCCAGGGAACCTAAAGCAGGCCCGAGAGTTGATCAAAGTGCTAGAAGAGGCTAATCAGGCTATCAATCCAAAATTGATGCAGCTGGTGGACCACAGAGGAGGCGGCGGAGGAGGGGGTAAGG GCGGCCGTTCTCGATACCGGACCACTTCTTCAGCCAACAATCCCAATTTGATGTATCAGGATGAGTGTGACCGGAGGCTTCGAGGGGTCAAAGATGGTGGCCGGAGAGACTCTGCAAGCTATCGGGATCGTGGTGAAACCGATAGAGCCGGTTATGCTAACGGCAGTGGCTATGGAAGTCCAAATTCTGCCTTTGGAGCACAAGCAGGCCAATACACCTATGGTCAAGGCACCTATGGGGCAGCTGCTTATGGCACCAGTGGTTACACAGCCCAAGAATATGGCGCCGGCACTTACGGGGCCAGTAGCACCACCTCAACTGGGAGAAGTTCACAGAGCTCTAGCCAGCAGTTTAGTGGGATAGGCCGGTCTGGGCAGCAGCCACAGCCACTGATGTCACAGCAGTTTGCACAGCCTCCAGGAGCTACTAATATGATAGGTTACATGGGGCAGACTGCCTACCAAtacccccctcctcctcctccccctcctccttcacGTAAGTGA
- the DDX17 gene encoding probable ATP-dependent RNA helicase DDX17 isoform X2: MRGGGFGDRDRDRDRGGFGARGGGGLPPKKFGNPGERLRKKKWDLSELPKFEKNFYVEHPEVARLTPYEVDELRRKKEITVRGGDVCPKPVFAFHHANFPQYVMDVLMDQHFTEPTPIQCQGFPLALSGRDMVGIAQTGSGKTLAYLLPAIVHINHQPYLERGDGPICLVLAPTRELAQQVQQVADDYGKCSRLKSTCIYGGAPKGPQIRDLERGVEICIATPGRLIDFLESGKTNLRRCTYLVLDEADRMLDMGFEPQIRKIVDQIRPDRQTLMWSATWPKEVRQLAEDFLRDYTQINVGNLELSANHNILQIVDVCMESEKDHKLIQLMEEIMAEKENKTIIFVETKRRCDDLTRRMRRDGWPAMCIHGDKSQPERDWVLNEFRSGKAPILIATDVASRGLDVEDVKFVINYDYPNSSEDYVHRIGRTARSTNKGTAYTFFTPGNLKQARELIKVLEEANQAINPKLMQLVDHRGGGGGGGGRSRYRTTSSANNPNLMYQDECDRRLRGVKDGGRRDSASYRDRGETDRAGYANGSGYGSPNSAFGAQAGQYTYGQGTYGAAAYGTSGYTAQEYGAGTYGASSTTSTGRSSQSSSQQFSGIGRSGQQPQPLMSQQFAQPPGATNMIGYMGQTAYQYPPPPPPPPPSRK, from the exons ATGCGCGGAGGCGGCTTTGGGGACCGGGACCGGGATCGTGACCGTGGAGG ATTTGGAGCAAGAGGTGGTGGTGGCCTTCCCCCAAAGAAGTTTGGTAATCCTGGGGAGCGTCTACGTAAAAAGAAGTGGGATTTGAGTGAGCTCCCCAAGTTTGAGAAGAATTTTTATGTTGAACATCCAGAAGTGGCAAGACTGACTCCA TATGAGGTTGATGAATTACGCCGAAAGAAAGAGATTACAGTGAGAGGGGGAGATGTTTGTCCTAAACCCGTGTTTGCCTTCCATCATGCTAACTTCCCAC AATACGTAATGGATGTGTTGATGGATCAGCACTTCACAGAACCAACTCCAATTCAGTGCCAGGGATTTCCCTTGGCTCTTAGTGGCCGGGATATGGTGGGCATTGCTCAGACTGGCTCTGGGAAGACGTTGGCG taTTTGCTACCTGCAATTGTTCATATTAACCACCAGCCTTACTTGGAAAGAGGAGATGGCCCAATT tgTCTAGTTCTGGCTCCTACCAGAGAGCTTGCCCAGCAAGTACAGCAAGTGGCCGATGACTATGGCAAATGTTCCAGATTGAAGAGCACTTGCATTTATGGAGGTGCTCCTAAAGGTCCCCAGATTCGAGATTTAGAGAGAG GTGTTGAGATCTGTATAGCTACTCCTGGACGCCTGATAGATTTCCTGGAGTCAGGAAAGACAAATCTTCGCCGATGTACTTACCTTGTACTGGATGAAGCTGACAGAATGCTTGATATGGGCTTTGAACCCCAAATTCGTAAAATTGTTGACCAAATCAGG CCTGATCGGCAGACATTAATGTGGAGTGCCACCTGGCCGAAAGAAGTAAGACAGCTGGCAGAGGATTTCCTTCGTGATTACACGCAGATCAACGTAGGCAATCTGGAGTTGAGTGCCAACCACAACATCCTCCAGATTGTGGATGTCTGCATGGAAAGTGAAAAAGACCACAA GTTAATCCAACTTATGgaggaaataatggctgaaaaggaaaataaaaccataatattTGTAGAGACGAAGAGACGCTGTGATGACCTCACTCGAAGGATGCGCAGAGATGG TTGGCCAGCTATGTGTATCCATGGAGACAAGAGTCAACCAGAAAGAGATTGGGTACTTAATG AGTTCCGTTCTGGAAAGGCTCCCATTCTCATTGCCACAGATGTAGCCTCCCGTGGGCTAG ATGTGGAAGATGTCAAGTTTGTGATCAACTATGACTATCCAAACAGCTCAGAGGATTATGTGCACCGTATTGGCCGAACAGCCCGTAGCACCAACAAGGGCACTGCCTACACCTTCTTTACCCCAGGGAACCTAAAGCAGGCCCGAGAGTTGATCAAAGTGCTAGAAGAGGCTAATCAGGCTATCAATCCAAAATTGATGCAGCTGGTGGACCACAGAGGAGGCGGCGGAGGAGGGG GCGGCCGTTCTCGATACCGGACCACTTCTTCAGCCAACAATCCCAATTTGATGTATCAGGATGAGTGTGACCGGAGGCTTCGAGGGGTCAAAGATGGTGGCCGGAGAGACTCTGCAAGCTATCGGGATCGTGGTGAAACCGATAGAGCCGGTTATGCTAACGGCAGTGGCTATGGAAGTCCAAATTCTGCCTTTGGAGCACAAGCAGGCCAATACACCTATGGTCAAGGCACCTATGGGGCAGCTGCTTATGGCACCAGTGGTTACACAGCCCAAGAATATGGCGCCGGCACTTACGGGGCCAGTAGCACCACCTCAACTGGGAGAAGTTCACAGAGCTCTAGCCAGCAGTTTAGTGGGATAGGCCGGTCTGGGCAGCAGCCACAGCCACTGATGTCACAGCAGTTTGCACAGCCTCCAGGAGCTACTAATATGATAGGTTACATGGGGCAGACTGCCTACCAAtacccccctcctcctcctccccctcctccttcacGTAAGTGA